Proteins encoded together in one Coregonus clupeaformis isolate EN_2021a chromosome 30, ASM2061545v1, whole genome shotgun sequence window:
- the LOC121546120 gene encoding tyrosine-protein kinase HCK — protein MGCVGSKEQQDPSSKGVIDDALIRTQTTQYVKDPTTGTKANRTISTGPPVPSEGPESIAIALYDYEGINDGDLGFKKGDKLKILQESGEWWRAQLISTGQEGFIPSNYVAIDSLETEEWFFKGVSRKDAERQLLASGNKMGSFMIRDSETTKGSYSLSVRDSDSQSGDTVKHYKIRTLDNGGFYISPRITFTTLQELVGHYKKQGDGLCQALTSPCLSPKPQKPWEKDAWEIPRDSLKLDRRLGAGQFGEVWMATYNKHTKVAVKTMKPGTMSVEAFLDEANLMKALQHDKLVRLNAVVTKEEPIYIITEYMEKGSLLDFLKSDEGNRVQLPKLIDFSAQIAEGMAYIEQRNYIHRDLRAANILVSKALVCKIADFGLARIIEDNEYTAREGAKFPIKWTAPEAINYGSFTIKSDVWSFGILLTEIISYGRTPYPGMTNPEVIRSLERGYRMQRTDSCPQELYDVMLECWKNKPEDRPTFEYLQSVLEDFYTATESQYQQQP, from the exons ATGGGCTGTGTGGGGTCCAAAGAGCAGCAGGATCCCAGCAGCAAAGGAGTGATTGATGACGCTCTGATCCGGACGCAGACAACCCAATATGTCAAAGACCCCACCACTGGGACCAAGGCT AATAGAACCATTTCCACTGGCCCTCCAGTCCCCTCTGAGG gtCCTGAGAGCATTGCCATTGCACTGTATGACTATGAGGGTATAAATGATGGCGACCTGGGCTTCAAGAAGGGAGACAAGCTTAAAATCTTACAGGA gtCTGGAGAATGGTGGAGAGCCCAGTTAATCAGCACAGGCCAGGAAGGCTTCATCCCCAGTAACTATGTAGCCATAGACAGCCTTGAAACCGAAGA GTGGTTCTTTAAAGGAGTGAGCAGGAAAGATGCAGAGAGGCAGCTGCTGGCATCAGGAAACAAAATGGGATCGTTTATGATCCGTGACAGTGAGACCACCAAGG GCAGCTACTCCCTATCCGTAAGGGACAGTGATTCCCAATCAGGAGACACAGTCAAGCATTACAAGATCCGTACACTGGACAACGGTGGCTTCTACATCTCCCCGCGCATCACCTTCACCACCCTGCAGGAACTGGTCGGCCACTATAAGA AGCAGGGAGACGGTCTGTGTCAGGCCTTGACCAGCCCCTGCCTCAGTCCCAAGCCCCAGAAGCCCTGGGAGAAGGATGCCTGGGAGATCCCTCGGGATTCCCTCAAACTGGACAGGAGGCTCGGGGCTGGCCAGTTTGGAGAGGTCTGGATGG CTACATACAACAAGCACACTAAGGTGGCAGTGAAGACCATGAAGCCTGGCACCATGTCTGTGGAGGCTTTCCTGGACGAGGCTAACCTGATGAAGGCTCTGCAGCACGACAAGCTGGTCCGTCTGAACGCTGTGGTTACCAAAGAGGAACCCATCTACATCATCACAGAGTACATGGAGAAGG gcagTTTGCTTGACTTCTTGAAGAGTGACGAGGGGAACCGTGTTCAACTCCCCAAACTCATTGATTTCTCAGCACAG ATTGCAGAAGGTATGGCCTACATCGAGCAGAGGAACTATATCCACCGGGACCTGCGAGCCGCCAACATCCTGGTCTCCAAGGCTCTGGTGTGCAAGATCGCTGACTTTGGCCTCGCCCGAATCATTGAGGACAATGAGTACACAGCCAGGGAAG GAGCAAAGTTCCCCATCAAGTGGACGGCCCCGGAGGCAATCAACTACGGCTCCTTCACCATCAAATCAGACGTCTGGTCCTTTGGCATCCTACTGACTGAGATCATCAGCTATGGACGCACACCATATCCAG GGATGACGAACCCAGAAGTGATCCGCTCCCTGGAGAGAGGCTACCGCATGCAGCGCACCGACAGCTGTCCCCAGGAGCTCTATGACGTCATGTTGGAGTGCTGGAAGAACAAGCCCGAGGACCGTCCAACCTTTGAGTACCTGCAGAGTGTCCTGGAGGATTTCTACACGGCAACAGAGAGCCAGTACCAGCAACAGCCTTGA